A window of Jannaschia sp. M317 contains these coding sequences:
- a CDS encoding Coenzyme F420 hydrogenase/dehydrogenase, beta subunit C-terminal domain translates to MRDTPDLATPPIAAAAPRGAMCTDCGLSRMALAPRCGTACQFTIPDFPTREAATHGSAGADPHFGQVQAMHRARLADPAPGAQWTGITTALAADLLDRGTVTAVLTLAPAAHDPFRPVPVIITEAVDMARVRGMRMGFAPLLALLEPAIAQGHRRIALIGIPCQVHALRAIEAELGLDRLYVIGTPCSDNTTTENFHCFLARLTDAPETVTYLEFRTDYRVEIRFDDGRVRLIPFLKLPLSDLPGDFFPMTCRTCTDYTNRLADITVGYMGGDGDQWLIVRNARGAEMLAALGDRVILSALTSGGKRAAAVRGFAANTARAAGGLPLRRMPDWLRPIVAWLQPRIGPRGMEFARARVEMKAVETILHLRRAMPNRMRHMVPDHVWALAAPYGLLPAPGERAGQAASNSDQPSPP, encoded by the coding sequence ATGCGTGACACCCCGGATCTAGCGACCCCGCCGATTGCCGCCGCTGCTCCGCGCGGCGCGATGTGTACGGATTGCGGCTTGTCGCGCATGGCGCTGGCCCCGCGATGCGGCACGGCTTGCCAGTTCACGATCCCAGACTTTCCCACCCGCGAGGCGGCAACCCACGGCAGCGCCGGGGCCGACCCGCATTTCGGACAGGTGCAGGCCATGCACCGCGCCCGCCTGGCCGACCCGGCACCGGGGGCGCAGTGGACGGGGATCACGACCGCGTTGGCTGCGGATCTGCTGGATAGGGGCACGGTCACGGCCGTTCTGACGCTGGCACCGGCCGCCCACGATCCCTTCCGCCCGGTACCTGTCATCATCACCGAAGCCGTCGATATGGCCCGTGTCCGCGGGATGCGCATGGGGTTTGCGCCTCTTCTGGCGCTGCTGGAACCGGCCATCGCCCAGGGGCACAGGCGGATCGCGTTGATCGGCATTCCCTGCCAGGTCCACGCCCTGCGCGCCATCGAGGCAGAGCTGGGTCTGGATCGTCTCTATGTCATTGGCACGCCGTGCAGCGACAACACCACCACCGAGAACTTTCACTGCTTCCTCGCGCGGCTGACCGATGCGCCCGAGACGGTGACCTATCTGGAATTCAGAACCGACTACCGGGTCGAGATCCGCTTTGACGACGGGCGGGTGCGGTTGATCCCGTTCCTGAAACTACCGTTGTCCGATCTGCCGGGGGACTTCTTTCCGATGACCTGCCGGACCTGCACCGACTACACCAACCGGTTGGCCGACATCACGGTCGGCTACATGGGCGGGGACGGGGATCAATGGCTGATCGTGCGCAACGCGCGTGGGGCCGAAATGCTGGCGGCGCTGGGCGACCGGGTGATCCTGTCCGCCCTGACGAGCGGGGGCAAACGCGCGGCGGCGGTCCGGGGATTTGCGGCCAATACCGCGCGCGCGGCGGGCGGCCTGCCGTTGCGACGCATGCCCGATTGGCTGCGGCCTATCGTGGCCTGGCTACAGCCCCGTATCGGCCCGCGCGGGATGGAATTCGCCCGCGCGCGGGTCGAGATGAAGGCGGTCGAGACGATTCTGCATCTGCGCCGCGCCATGCCGAACCGAATGCGCCACATGGTGCCCGATCATGTCTGGGCCCTGGCCGCGCCCTATGGCCTGCTGCCCGCGCCCGGCGAACGCGCCGGCCAGGCCGCCAGCAACAGCGACCAGCCCAGTCCCCCCTGA
- the polA gene encoding DNA polymerase I, producing MAFGKGHHLHLIDGSAFIFRAFHALPPLTRKSDGLPIGAVSGFCNMLDRYVQGNAGADAATHVAVIFDKGSHTFRNEMYDLYKANRDAMPEDLRPQIPLTREATVAFNIACEELEGFEADDIIATLACQARDAGGRVTILSSDKDLMQLVGGGVEMLDPMKNKRIDSEGVREKFGVGPEGVVDVQALAGDSVDNVPGAPGIGIKTAAQLINEYGDLETLLDRAEEIKQPKRRQTLIEKRAQIELSKRLVQLDCETPITFTLDDLEIRDAVPEVLLDFLNRMEFRTLTRKIADRLGAEPPAMIEATPVADAPEMPDDPPIDPTAYEVVRDAASLQVWLDRITEAGQVAVDTETTSLDEMRADLVGVSLAVAPGVACYIPLTHRTGGGDLFDTDALAEGQMPKAEALEMLKPMLEDPAILKIGQNMKYDYKILALEGISVAPVDDTMLLSYAQNGGLHGHGMDALADRYLNHQPIPIKDLIGSGKAQVTFDRVEIDRAAPYAAEDADVTLRLHRLFKPRLHSARVTQVYETLERPLVPVLARMEMAGVKVDRSVLSRMSGAFAQKMAGLEEEIHAAAGQPFNVGSPAQLGEILFGELGLPGGKKTKAGKWSTGADVLEDLATEHSLPRLILDWRQLSKLKSTYTDALQEHINPDTGRVHTSYSIAGANTGRLASTDPNLQNIPVRTEEGRRIREAFVAPEGRVIVSLDYSQIELRILAHIAGIDALKQAFKDGQDIHAITASQMFGVPLDAMTPDVRRQAKAINFGVIYGISGFGLARNLRIPRAEAQAFIDTYFERFPGIRDYMDDTVAFAKKHDRVETLFGRRIHTPEINARGPGAGFAKRAAINAPIQGTAADVIRRAMVRMEAAIAGLDAKMLLQVHDELLFEVAEDDVEALITRARAVMEGAHLPVVDLSVPLTVDAGQGANWAEAH from the coding sequence ATGGCATTCGGCAAGGGCCATCACCTTCACCTGATCGACGGCTCTGCCTTCATCTTCCGCGCGTTCCACGCCTTGCCGCCGCTGACGCGCAAGTCTGATGGCCTGCCGATCGGCGCTGTTTCGGGCTTTTGCAACATGCTGGACCGCTATGTGCAGGGCAACGCGGGCGCGGATGCCGCGACCCACGTGGCGGTGATTTTCGACAAGGGCAGCCATACGTTCCGCAACGAAATGTATGATCTCTACAAGGCCAACCGCGATGCCATGCCCGAGGATCTGCGCCCGCAGATTCCGCTGACGCGCGAGGCGACCGTCGCCTTCAATATCGCCTGCGAGGAGTTGGAGGGATTCGAGGCCGACGACATCATCGCCACGCTGGCCTGTCAGGCGCGGGATGCGGGCGGCCGGGTGACCATCCTGTCGTCGGACAAGGACCTGATGCAGCTGGTCGGCGGCGGGGTCGAAATGCTGGACCCGATGAAGAACAAGCGCATCGACAGCGAAGGCGTGCGCGAGAAATTCGGCGTCGGTCCCGAAGGCGTGGTGGATGTGCAGGCGCTGGCCGGGGATTCGGTCGACAACGTGCCGGGCGCGCCCGGGATCGGCATCAAGACCGCCGCGCAGCTGATCAATGAATACGGCGATCTGGAAACCCTTCTGGACCGTGCCGAGGAAATCAAACAGCCCAAGCGCCGCCAGACCCTGATCGAAAAGCGCGCGCAGATCGAGCTGTCGAAACGGTTGGTGCAGCTGGATTGCGAAACGCCGATCACCTTCACGCTGGACGATCTGGAAATTCGCGACGCGGTGCCCGAGGTGTTGCTCGACTTCCTCAACCGGATGGAGTTTCGCACGCTTACGCGCAAGATCGCCGACCGCCTGGGGGCCGAGCCGCCCGCGATGATCGAAGCCACCCCCGTGGCGGACGCGCCCGAGATGCCGGACGACCCGCCCATCGACCCCACTGCCTATGAGGTGGTGCGCGACGCCGCATCCCTTCAGGTCTGGCTGGACCGCATCACCGAGGCGGGGCAGGTGGCCGTCGATACCGAGACGACGTCACTGGACGAGATGCGCGCCGATCTGGTCGGGGTCTCGCTGGCTGTCGCGCCGGGCGTCGCCTGCTACATCCCGCTGACCCACCGCACGGGGGGTGGCGATCTGTTCGATACGGACGCCCTGGCCGAAGGGCAGATGCCCAAGGCCGAGGCGCTCGAGATGCTCAAACCGATGTTGGAGGATCCGGCGATCCTCAAGATCGGTCAGAACATGAAATACGACTACAAGATCCTTGCCCTGGAAGGGATCAGCGTTGCGCCCGTCGATGACACCATGCTGCTGAGCTATGCCCAGAACGGTGGTTTGCACGGGCACGGCATGGATGCGCTGGCCGACCGTTACCTGAATCATCAGCCGATTCCGATCAAGGATCTGATTGGGTCGGGCAAGGCGCAGGTGACCTTTGACCGGGTCGAAATCGACCGCGCCGCACCCTATGCCGCCGAAGACGCCGACGTCACCCTGCGCCTGCATCGTCTGTTCAAGCCCCGCCTGCATTCCGCGCGCGTCACCCAGGTCTATGAGACGCTGGAGCGGCCTCTGGTGCCGGTTCTGGCGCGGATGGAAATGGCCGGGGTCAAGGTGGATCGCAGCGTGCTCAGTCGCATGTCCGGGGCCTTTGCGCAAAAGATGGCGGGCCTGGAGGAAGAGATCCACGCCGCCGCCGGTCAGCCGTTCAACGTAGGCTCGCCCGCGCAGCTGGGCGAGATCCTGTTCGGAGAGCTGGGCCTGCCCGGTGGCAAGAAGACCAAGGCCGGCAAGTGGTCCACCGGGGCCGACGTGTTGGAGGATCTGGCGACCGAGCACAGCCTGCCGCGCCTGATCCTGGATTGGCGGCAGCTGTCCAAGTTGAAGTCGACCTACACCGATGCCCTGCAGGAACACATCAACCCGGACACGGGGCGGGTGCACACCTCCTATTCCATTGCAGGGGCGAACACCGGGCGTCTGGCATCCACCGATCCGAACCTGCAGAACATCCCCGTGCGCACCGAGGAAGGCCGCCGCATCCGCGAGGCCTTCGTCGCGCCAGAGGGGCGGGTGATCGTCTCGCTCGACTACAGCCAGATCGAGCTGCGCATCTTGGCGCATATCGCGGGGATCGACGCGCTGAAGCAGGCGTTCAAGGACGGTCAGGATATTCACGCGATCACCGCCAGCCAGATGTTCGGCGTGCCGCTGGACGCGATGACGCCCGACGTGCGACGCCAGGCCAAGGCGATCAACTTCGGCGTGATCTACGGGATCAGCGGCTTTGGCCTGGCGCGCAATCTGCGCATCCCGCGCGCCGAGGCGCAGGCGTTCATCGACACCTACTTCGAGCGCTTCCCCGGCATTCGTGACTACATGGACGACACGGTCGCCTTCGCCAAGAAACACGATCGGGTCGAAACCCTGTTCGGTCGCCGCATCCACACCCCTGAAATCAACGCGCGCGGTCCCGGTGCGGGTTTTGCCAAGCGCGCGGCGATCAACGCGCCGATCCAGGGAACGGCAGCCGATGTCATCCGCCGCGCCATGGTGCGGATGGAGGCAGCGATAGCCGGGCTGGACGCGAAAATGCTGCTGCAGGTGCACGACGAACTGCTGTTCGAGGTCGCCGAGGACGATGTCGAGGCCCTGATCACCCGCGCCCGCGCGGTAATGGAAGGCGCGCATCTGCCGGTCGTCGACCTGTCGGTGCCGCTGACCGTGGACGCGGGGCAAGGGGCCAATTGGGCCGAGGCGCATTGA